A section of the Oreochromis aureus strain Israel breed Guangdong linkage group 22, ZZ_aureus, whole genome shotgun sequence genome encodes:
- the LOC120435689 gene encoding E3 SUMO-protein ligase ZBED1-like yields the protein MTKEKVDEIHRAVTKFIVKDLHPFSTVESPSFREMSTALNPRYQPPSRDDLSNTLVPAWYCVEKSNLIQNLAQVNKVAITCDGWTSIAQDHFLTVTVHYIYKGKMKQNVLSTEAVYESQTGPVVAKEISSVVEQFHLGGKIIAATVDNACNMDVALKKLDFLKVGCFAHTLNLAAQKVYDIPAVSSWCAKIRPVVVWLKRSSLSKTVLREKQRILNLPEHNVILDVKTRWNSLFLMVERFMEQFDAIQAAALDLRLRKPMEKDKLERFTHTDLMKAEEFIKCMQVLYTSTMCVSSDKSPTCSQIIPILATLEAHFRRCDEDSVFTSSIKGKVWGSLQKRYQDENLQKFLKEAMMMDPRFKGRLGGEAATDIWDRLEKAAVANATAAVAQPPTEDPKAHSKVDDADMDKPEKYLSKVQKSPLEKLFEDEDRELQQAASQAGRVPSITEQVQKELQIYKRLPGITSGQDPVAWWWSKRDTRPNLSALSEKYLCVPASSTPSERVFSCAGHAISQERCCIAPEKANMIIFLQKNC from the exons atgacgaAAGAAAAAGTGGACGAAATTCATAGGGCAGTGACAAAATTTATAGTCAAAGATCTCCATCCATTTTCAACGGTGGAGTCACCATCATTCAG ggAGATGTCCACTGCCCTTAATCCAAGGTATCAGCCCCCATCGAGGGATGATCTGTCCAACACACTTGTACCTGCTTGGTATTGCGTGGAGAAAAGCAACCTCATCCAGAATTTGGCACAGGTTAACAAGGTCGCTATCACCTGTGATGGATGGACCAGTATTGCTCAGGACCATTTCCTCACAGTGACTGTTCACTACATCTACAAAGGCAAAATGAAGCAGAATGTGCTTAGCACTGAAGCAGTTTATGAGTCACAAACAGGTCCAGTGGTCGCTAAAGAAATATCAAGTGTTGTGGAGCAATTTCACTTGGGAGGGAAAATAATTGCTGCCACTGTAGACAATGCCTGCAACATGGATGTTGCTTTGAAAAAATTGGACTTTTTAAAAGTGGGATGCTTTGCTCATACCCTCAACCTGGCCGCACAAAAGGTGtatgacattcctgcagtttccaGCTGGTGTGCCAAAATCCGTCCAGTTGTGGTGTGGCTCAAACGTTCATCCTTGAGCAAAACTGTGCTCAGAGAAAAGCAGCGAATCCTGA ATTTGCCAGAGCATAATGTAATTCTTGACGTTAAGACGCGCTGGAATTCTCTCTTCCTAATGGTGGAGAGATTTATGGAGCAGTTTGATGCAATCCAGGCAGCTGCTCTGGATCTACGGCTGAGGAAGCCTATGGAGAAGGACAA GCTAGAAAGGTTCACGCACACCGATTTAATGAAGGCAGAGGAGTTTATTAAGTGCATGCAAGTCCTGTACACGTCAACCATGTGTGTGTCAAGTGACAAGTCACCCACATGCAGCCAAATCATCCCCATCCTGGCCACGCTGGAGGCACATTTCAGACGATGTGATGAAGACAGTGTTTTCACCTCTTCAATAAAAGGGAAAGTCTGGGGTAGTCTGCAGAAAAGATATCAG GATGAAAACCTTCAGAAATTTCTGAAGGAGGCCATGATGATGGACCCACGTTTTAAAGGCAGGCTAGGTGGTGAGGCAGCTACTGACATCTGGGACAGGTTGGAGAAGGCAGCAGTTGCAAATGCCACAGCAGCAGTTGCACAG CCTCCCACTGAGGACCCCAAAGCACACAGCAAGGTGGATGATGCTGACATGGACAAGCCAGAAAAATAT ctaaGTAAGGTCCAGAAGTCACCCTTAGAAAAGCTGTTTGAGGATGAAGACAGAGAGCTTCAACAGGCTGCTTCTCAAGCGGGTAGAGTCCCCTCAATCACAGAGCAGGTACAGAAGGAGCTTCAAATATACAAAAGACTGCCAGGAATTACCTCTGGACAAGACCCTGTGGCCTGGTGGTGGAGTAAGAGGGATACACGCCCCAATTTATCTGCCCTATCAGAAAAATACTTGTGTGTCCCAGCCTCATCAACGCCTTCTGAAAGAGTTTTCTCTTGTGCTGGGCATGCCATCAGCCAAGAGCGATGCTGTATAGCTCCAGAAAAGGCTAATATGATTATCTTCTTGCAAAAAAACTGCTAA
- the LOC116332632 gene encoding fMet-Leu-Phe receptor-like, translating into MFPNDSLPTNTVNPSKDDQETMVGISAIMDNVRTILYALTVVLGITGNSVVIWAAGFKFKPKVTNVWLVNLAIADLIFCFTRVFSLTKKLFFEHWPFGLFVCKFNAFFKYANMFCSVFLLAVISLDRVLCVWQPVLTKRRRTLWAARVVAVCIWIAAILFSIPYFIHRQVYLGKKNLSKCSVVPKEKAEGYNSTKVALYSIRFLCGFIFPFIVILVCYILAAVGIRRTRLSGKSRPLRILACLVIAFFLCWAPYHCLLLVKMVDSKNALLKIWYPVAKGIAYFNSCVNPLLYFCMGLKVSEGFRQSLIRVYKRGLADDIDGQMTHSVDRSLD; encoded by the exons ATGTTTCCCAATGACTCTCTGCCCACCAACACAGTCAATCCTTCTAAAGATGACCAGGAAACTATGGTGGGCATCAGTGCCATTATGGACAATGTCAGAACCATTCTCTATGCACTGACTGTTGTGCTCGGCATCACAGGAAACTCTGTGGTCATTTGGGCGGCTGGATTCAAATTTAAG CCAAAGGTCACCAACGTGTGGCTGGTGAATCTGGCAATAGCAGACCTGATCTTCTGCTTCACACGAGTTTTCTCTCTCACTAAGAAGCTCTTCTTTGAGCACTGGCCTTTCGGCCTCTTCGTCTGCAAGTTCAATGCCTTCTTTAAATATGCCAACATGTTCTGCTCTGTCTTTCTGCTGGCTGTGATCAGTCTGGATCGAGTGCTTTGTGTCTGGCAACCTGTCCTCACAAAGCGTCGTCGCACCCTGTGGGCAGCGAGGGTGGTGGCAGTCTGTATCTGGATAGCAGCCATCCTCTTCAGCATTCCCTACTTCATCCATCGCCAAGTCTATCTGGGCAAGAAGAACCTAAGTAAGTGCTCTGTGGTTCCAAAAGAGAAGGCAGAAGGGTACAACAGCACTAAAGTTGCTCTCTACTCCATCCGCTTCCTGTGCGGCTTCATATTTCCCTTCATAGTGATTCTGGTCTGTTACATCCTGGCCGCTGTGGGAATCCGACGCACTCGCCTGTCAGGGAAGTCCCGCCCTCTGCGTATACTAGCATGTTTGGTCATTGCCTTCTTCCTGTGCTGGGCGCCTTACCACTGCCTCCTGCTGGTGAAGATGGTGGACAGTAAAAACGCTCTGTTGAAAATCTGGTACCCTGTAGCAAAGGGTATTGCCTACTTCAACAGCTGTGTGAACCCGTTGTTATACTTCTGCATGGGGCTAAAAGTCAGTGAGGGATTTAGACAGAGTCTGATAAGAGTTTATAAAAGAGGCCTGGCAGATGACATAGACGGCCAGATGACTCACTCCGTTGATCGCTCTTTGGATTAA